The Pungitius pungitius chromosome 15, fPunPun2.1, whole genome shotgun sequence nucleotide sequence CTTAACCATAAAGAAAGGGGTCATTATTTGAATAGTTCTgatccaaacaaaaaaagtaccagaataggtgtgtgtgagctaacaatctttaaatataaaattcatCCCTTAAAACTTATAAGGAGTGAAAAAGGTgacagtttttttcttcaaaaagtgAGCAAATGTATAATAACCTATCATAAACCGATCTGATTAAGATCATAGACTGCACCGAAACACGTAGGGTAATAAAAATCTCCCTGGGTCAGCGGTAACTAAAGTTGGGGTGGAAATGAAGACGCAAAGATCTCCacatcaccttttctccttGTCTCACTCCAATCTCAGAAACGCTGGATAGCCAGTTGACCCCCCcctctaaaaaaacaacttcttcaTCTACACAATTCACATGGATGACATATTTTGATTTCATAACAGCATGttttgtgggaaaaaaagtttgtaGATATGAAAATGGCTCCAAGAGGTTAAGAGGTATACTCATTCAAGCTTTAGTAATTGCTTTAAAATAGTAGTTATGAAAAGTTATGGCTTAAATTTTAGAATGAACTGACCTATTTAAGGCTAGAACATTTTGACAGAGAAAATCCCACATCAGTGCAATTTCAAATGAATgagcttttttcaccttttgATAACTATCCTTTTCATTGATTGGAAACAACAGGTTGAGGATTGTCATCTGATGGTTTTTCCCATCAAGATCCTTCACCAACACagaaaaagacctgcaaaaggGAGGATGAGCAAACAATTAAATTAATTGTATGGGTGGGGTCACATGAATCATGTATATTTACTAAGTATCATCGTACCTTTCTGTAAAGTTGACCTCCACATTTTCTGATGCAATTTTGTGCACATCTTTCAATGTAAGGTATATTTTGATGAATTTCTCTGACTGGTCCCAGGCTGCATAGAATAGACAAAAGGtgtaaaaaatgtcatgttaTTCAGCTCttgcacacatttaaaaagctgTATTTTCTAACATATGACTGGCAGCCTTACTAATCAGCACCACCATACCGTAGTTGTTGATCTTGACGGTGTATGCCGCTTTAGAGGCAGCAGATGGGTCGGCCTCTCTCCTggcttgtttctctttttgttgtcgTTTGAATGTgagctccttctccaccgtcTTCTGCTCTTGCTTTAGCACCTCCTgcactctttttctttctgactTCTCCAAGAGTGACCCCAGCTCCGCAAAATCTGCCTCTAACTGCTCTATCTGTATTGGACAAAAATGTTTGAACCACTGAGAAATTAAACTGGCATGAAATGGACTAATTAAAGACTATTTTACAGAACATGTCTTAAACGTGTAAAATGTGGTCATTCTTCATTAGTTGACCAACACAATACatcaaaataagtaaatatttccttcacaagtgtccctttgttttaaaaaaatgtatatttagggTATACTAATCGTTACTGGTAAGGATCTGGGTATACATTTAGTTTTGACAcagctaaaataaaaagtagTGTTTGTTCCAGCcgaaaaaaaagttattagtatgttttttcctgttttcccAGTCGTGTCTTATGCAAATCACCCTCTAATTTAGGAATAAACAACTGCACACTCAAGcaactttattatttaatatcaaCCTACCAGAGGAAAAACgcattatttatttagcatCATGTTTACTATAAGAGCATCGATTACCCCGTCACTGCACCTGATGCCGTGGGGACAAATGATCTTCTTCGCATAAGGTCACGTTAGATATGTTGACGTCACTTTGCCAGAATGTTCGGGTAAACTCCAGTCAATGGCTAGCTTactgctagctaacgttagctagctacaGACACATACCGTCTGACTGGACTAGGAATATTTTTTGTCAAGGATGCCttcaataaatgtttattttgcgGTTGAAAATGTATAGTTAATTACTTACAAACGTAAGATAATAACAGAGACATAACGTTGATGGTTAGTAGTTGCTTCCTAATTCGCCACAATAACATTAACGTAGCATTGCTTAAGGTTGAAGCGTGTCACATAACCTCAGTTCGGCTAATGACGTtagttaaattaataaaaataaattattcctGTTGTGTCCActacagtaaaacaaaacattctgtTTACCTGTTCAGTTATATCCATTTGGCCTTTATCAGCTTAATTTGCTAGGTAGAGAAATGAGTTGAGCGTTAACGTTTCTCCACTAGTCTGCTGCAGAACTTCCACCGGATCCGGTTCTTCTTCGTTGGGAGACGCGGCGGTTGTCGAGCAGGCCTTCGGGCGCACTAGCGCCACACACTGGACTAAAGTgtcaaatacacaaatagaAATACATTCCTCTCTAAATGTTCTTTTAAGTAGTTAATTGCATAGAAATATTGTTGTCTTTCGAACTAAA carries:
- the cacybp gene encoding calcyclin-binding protein translates to MDITEQIEQLEADFAELGSLLEKSERKRVQEVLKQEQKTVEKELTFKRQQKEKQARREADPSAASKAAYTVKINNYAWDQSEKFIKIYLTLKDVHKIASENVEVNFTERSFSVLVKDLDGKNHQMTILNLLFPINEKDSYQKIKTDMVLIMCKKQTTKKWDCLTTVEKQLKDKDKPSVEENADPSDGLMTMLKKIYTDGDDEMKRTINKAWSESQEKKIRGEEMMDL